From the genome of Streptomyces xanthophaeus:
GCAGCAGGCCCACCCAGATCAGCAACCACGCCGGGGGTGCACCCAGGAACACCGCGAGGAGGCCGACGGTGCCGGCAAGGGCCAGTAACGGGGCATACACGGCACGGTGGTTGACGGTCATGAACCGACCCTACGAGCGAACCCCGGAGACCGGCCATCTGCCGATCGGCAGAGCAGCGCCGATGTCATGGGCCCGCCGGCCTGCTGATCGGCGGATGGTTCCGAAGGCCTCGTCCGACCAGGCTCGACTCATCAACCAGCATCTCCTGCAAAGGACTTGGCAGATGACCTCCAACACCGTCGTTCGCACCCCGCAGACCGTGCCCGGGGTCTCCCCGCGGCTTCGCCGGCTCGCCCGGCTCACCTCGCTGACCGTGCTTCCCAGCTGCGTGTGGCGGCTCGCGATCGCGCTCGGCATTCCCATGGGCTGGGGCCCGGGCAGCGATTTGCACCACTCGTACTACCCGGGTCCCGGGTCCCTGGTCCTCCTCTTCGTCTGCGTCCTGCAGGAGTGCCTGGCCCTGTTGAGCCTCGGCCTGGTCCAGCGCTGGGGCGAGCAGGTGCCCGGCTGGATCCCCGTGCTGGGCGGACGCCGGATCCACCCCCTGGTGGCGGTGGTTCCCGCGACGCTGGGCGCGATCGCGCTCACCGGCATCACGGTCCTGGGCGCCTGGACCTGGAGCGCGACCAACGCCGCGAATCCCGATGCCCCCACCGGACTCGCCCTGCGGATCTTCGACCTGTCCTACGCGCCGCTGCTGCTCTGGGGTCCGCTCCTGGGCATCCTCACCGTCGCCTACTGGCGCCGCCGCCGCGTCCACGGCTGATGCGCGGAAATTCGCTGGTAAGGGACCTGCGCCGGGTGCAGAGTGAGTCGTGCGGGGAGCAACAAAAGGTCCGGGGCAGCCACTTCGAGCGCGCCTTGCGGCGCGGGCCGTCCCGGACCTCTCCTACCTTGTGCGCGCTACGCGGCGCCCAGCAGACGCTCCAGCACCACCGCGATGCCGTCCTCCTCGTTCGAGGTCGTCACCTCGTCGGCCACTGCCTTGAGCTCGGCATGGGCATTGGCCATCGCCACCCCGTGCGCGGCCCAGCCGAACATCGGGATGTCGTTGGGCATGTCACCGAAGGCGATCGTCTGCGCCGCCTTCACTCCCAGCCGGCGCGCGGCCAGCGACAGGCCCGTGGCCTTGGTCAGCCCCAGCGGCAGGATCTCGACTATGCCGGGACCCGCCATGACGATGTCGACCAGGCTGCCCACGGTCTCCCGGGCCACCTTCACGAGCGCGTCGTCGTCCAGCTCGGGGTGCTGGACGTAGAGCTTGTTCAGCGGAGCCGTCCAGAGCGCCCTGGTGTCGTCCAGGTAGACGGCCGGAAGGCCTTCCTGCACCTGGTACCCCGGCCCGAAGAGGACCTCGCCGTCCACCCCGTCCCGGCTGGCCGCCAGGGCCAGCGGACCGATCTCGGCCTCCAGCTTCGACAGCGCCAGACCGGCCAGCTGCCGGTCCAGCGTCACCGAGGTCAGCAGCCGGTGCGCACCCGCGTCGTAGACCTGTGCGCCCTGCCCGCAGACGGCGATCCCCTTGTAGCCGAGGTCGTCCAGTACGTGCCGGGTCCAGGGAACGGCCCGGCCGGTGACGATGATGTGCGCCGCGCCCGCCGCGGTGGCCGCGACGAGCGCTTCACGGGTGCGTTCCGAGACCGTGTCGTCGCCACGCAGCAGCGTGCCGTCGAGATCGGTCGCGACAAGCTTGTACGGGAACGGGGCCGGGCTCACTTGGTGATCGGCTCCAGGACCTCGCGGCCGCCGAGGTAGGGACGGAGCACCGGGGGCACCCGTACCGAACCATCGGCCTGCTGGTGGTTCTCGAGGATCGCGACGATCGTGCGCGGTACGGCGCACAGCGTGCCGTTCAGCGTGGACAGCGGCTGGGTCTTCTTGCCGTCGCGGTAGCGGATCGACAGGCGGCGGGCCTGGAAGCTGTCGCAGTTCGAGGCGGAGGTCAGCTCGCGGTACTTGCCCTGGGTGGGGATCCACGCCTCGCAGTCGAACTTGCGCGAGGCGGAGGAGCCCAGGTCACCGGTGGCGACGTCGATCACCTGGAAGGGCAGCTCCAGGCCGGTCAGCCACTGCTTCTCCCATTCCAGGAGCCGCTGGTGCTCGGCCTCGGCCTCCTCCGGCGCGACGTACGAGAACATCTCGACCTTGTCGAACTGGTGGACGCGGAAGATTCCGCGGGTGTCCTTGCCGTACGTGCCGGCCTCGCGGCGGAAGCACGGGGAGAAGCCGGCGTACCGCAGGGGCAGCTTCTCGGCGTCGATGATCTCGTCCATGTGGTACGCGGCGAGAGGGACCTCGGAGGTGCCGACCAGGTAGAAGTCGTCCTTCTCCAGGTGGTACACGTTCTCGGCGGCCTGGCCGAGGAAGCCGGTGCCCTCCATGGCGCGGGGGCGGACCAGCGCCGGGGTCAGCATCGGGATGAAGCCGGCCTCGGTGGCCTGGGCGATGGCCGCGTTGACCAGCGCCAGCTCCAGCAGGGCGCCCACACCGGTCAGGTAGTAGAAGCGCGAGCCGGAGACCTTGGCACCGCGCTCGACGTCGATGGCGCCCAGCAGCTCGCCGAGCTCCAGGTGGTCCTTGGGCTCGAAGCCCTCGGTGGCGAAGTCCCGGATGGTGCCGTGCGTCTCCAGGACGGTGAAGTCCTCTTCGCCGCCGACCGGGACGTCCTCGTGGACGATGTTCCCGAGCTGGAGGAGGAGCTGCTTGGCGGCTTCGTCGGCCTCGTTCTGCTCGGCCTCGGCCGCCTTGACGTCCTGCTTGAGGTGCTCGGCCTTCTTCAGCAGCTCGGCCCGCTCTTCGGGAGAGGCCTTGGGGATGAGCTTGCCGAGAGACCTTTGCTCATTACGCAGTTCGTCGAAGCGCATGCCGGAGGACCTGCGGCGCTCGTCGGCGGAGAGCAGCGCGTCGACGAGTTCGACGTCCTCTCCACGGGCGCGCTGCGAGGCGCGGACACGGTCAGGGTCTTCACGGAGCAGCCGGAGGTCAATCACCCCTCCAGGCTACCGGGCTGGGCTTCCAGGGATCACACCGATATCACGCTGCGTGTCACTATGTCCTAATTGCAACGAATGGATAAGTCTTGACGGCTGACCGGAAGCGATCGTTCCCGGAGCGTCAATAAAAGCGGTCCCATTCCCCGAAAAGGGGCAGAATGCCGGCGGCCGGGCGGGCCCTGAGCAGGCCTGGAGGGGCTTCTTGTCCACAGGAATTGCCGGGGCCCGGATCTTATCCACAGGCTGTGTGCCGTCTCTGTGGACACAGGAATAGATCATTCCTGATCGGTGGACGGCCGGGACGAATCAGGGTTCAAACCACCCTCACACACTCATTCGGGTGGGAATGACTCGCCCCAAAGAGTTGATCGGCGATACGGAGGTGACACCGTTCACCTCCCGCTCCCCAGAGCGAAACCTGAGCCACCCGGGCGATTTGTCGACCTTGTCGTGCCGTTCTGTCGACTTGTCCCCAGGTTCCCCTCTCCGCCTGTGGATAACTCTGTGGACAGTGGACGACGTCCTACGCCCGACCGTCGAGGCAACGCCCCAGCCAGTCGGATGCGGCCGTGAAGTCACCGTCGGAGGTCCCGGGCCGAGGAGCCCGGACATCACTCTGAGCGACCCCGGCCCGCGGGTAGGAACCGAGGAAGCGGACCTGGGGGCAGGTCCGCTTGAGGCCCATGAGCGCCTCGCTGACCCGCCGGTCGGAGATGTGGCCCTCGGCGTCGACGGCGAAGCAGTAGTTGCCGATGCCCTGCCCGGTCGGACGGGACTGGATCAGCATCAGGTTCACCCCGCGGACCGCGAACTCCTGAAGGAGCTCCAGCAGCGCACCGGGGTGGTCGTCGCCGAGCCACAGCACGACGGAGGTCTTGTCCGCGCCGGTCGGAGCGGCCGGCCGGGCCGGGCGTCCCACCAGCACGAACCGGGTCTCGGCGTTCTCCGCGTCATGGATCTCGGTCACCAGCGGGACGAGCCCGTAGGTGGCGGCGGCGAACTCGCCCGCGAAGGCGGCGTCGAAGCGGCCCTCCTGGACCAGCCGGGCGCCGTCGGCGTTCGAGGCGGCCGACTCCCACACCGCGTCGGGCAGGTTCGCCCGCAGCCAGTTGCGCACCTGCGGCTGGGCGACCGGGTGTCCGGTGACGGTCTTGACGTCCGACAGGGCGGTCCCGGGCCGCACGAGCAGCGCGAAGGTGATGGGCAGCAGCACCTCGCGGTAGATCATCAGCGGTTCGCCCGAGGCCAGCTCGTCGAGGGTGGCGGTGACCCCGCCCTCCACCGAGTTCTCGATCGGGACGAGGGCAGCGGCCGCCTCGCCGTTGCGCACGGCGTCCAGAGCGGCCGGGACCGACACCATCGGAACGAGTTCCCGGGTCGCGGCTTCCGGCAGGGTGCGCAGGGCGGCCTCGGTGAACGTGCCCTCGGGACCGAGATACGTGAAGCGGGTGGCTGACATGCGATCAGCCTAATGCCGGGGTGCCGCCCGCCGGATCGCTGTTCATCCTTCGAGCAGCCGCTGCCCCACGTACTCGCCGCTGCGGGGGCCGGGCGGAACCGCGTACAGCCCGCTGGACTCGTGCCGGATGAACGCCGACAGCGCGTCGCCGCGGTCGAGCTTGCGCTGTACGGGTACGAATCCGCGCAGCGGATCGGCCTGCCAGCAGACGAACAGCAGTCCCGCGTCGGGAGCGCCGTCCGGGCCGATCCCGTCGTGGAAGGAGAAGGGCCGCCGCAGCATGGCGGCCCCGCCGTTCTGTTCGGGGGCGGAGATCCTGGCGTGGGCGTTGGACGGGATGACGGGCTTCCCGTCGGCGCCGAGCTTGTCGAGCGCCATCTCGGTGGTCTCGCCGCCGCCGGTCAGCGGGGCGCCGGTGGCCTTCGTGCGGCCGATGACCTGCTCCTGCTGGGCGAGGGACTGCTTGTCCCAGTCGTCGAGGAGCATGCGGATGCGCCGGACGACGGCGTACGAGCCCCCGGCCATCCAGGCGTGCTCGGCGGGCCCGGGGCCCGCGCCGGGAACGAAGATCCGCTTGTCGAAGTCGGGCTCCGAGGGCTTCGGGTTGCCGGTGCCGTCGACCTGGCCCATCAGGTTGCGGGCGGTCATTGGGGTGCGGGTGGCGCCGGGGGACCGGTTGAAGCCGTTCATCTGCCAGCGGACGCGGGCGGCCTCCCCGGCGTCCTTCTGCAGGGCACGCAGGGCATGGAAGGCGACGAGACCGTCGTCGGCGCCGATCTGGACCCACAGGTCGCCGTTGCTGCGCTGGGCGTCCAGCCGGTCCGAGGAGAAGTCCGGCAGCGGGTCGAGGGCGGCGGGACGGCGGGCGGTGAGGCCGGTCCGCTCGAAGAAGGAGTGGCCGAAGCCGAAGGTGACGGTGAGGGAGGACGGACCGGCGTCCAGGGCGATCCCGCTGTCGGAGGCCGAGGCCGGCTCGCCCGCCATCAGCCGCCGGGCGGTGTCGGACCAGCGCCGCAGCAGCGCGGCGGCCTCCGTACGGCCCGCCCCGGGAGTGAGGTCGAAGGCGACCAGGTGTCCCTTGGCCTGCAGCGGGGTGGTGATGCCGGCCTGGTGGTCTCCGTGGAAGGCCACCTGGGTGGCGCCCAGGGAGGCCGGACCGCCGGTCGCGCCGGGGGCGGATCCGCTGCCGGAGTCCTCCAGTGCGGAGTGCGCCAGGGCGCCGCCTGTCGCTCCGAGGGCGATTCCGACGGCGCCTGCGGCGCCGACGGTACCCAGCAGCCTGCGCCGGGAGATCTCGATGTCGGGGTTGCTCTCGGTCACGCTGGTCAGCCGATCTTCACGGTCTTCTGGACGGTGGTCTGGTCGATGTCGGAGGTACGGACGATCACGTCGATACGCCATTCACCGGCGAGCGGCAGCTGGACACCGGATGCGGTCCAGTGTCCGGGGGCCGCCTGCTCGGGGACGAGCGGCAGGGGGCCGATGCCCTTGGCGGGAAGGGTGAAGGCGACCTTGATCTCGGGAAGGTCCAAGGGGGTGCCGTCGGCGGAGTCGGACCAGAGGTGCAGGGTGTTCGCGCCGACCCGTCCCGGGTCGAGTTCGAGCCGGACGGAGCCCTTTCCGTTCGGACCGCCGGTGTCGAAGGGCAGGGTGATCTTGACGGCCCGGTCGGGAACGGCGGTGGCGGTGGAGCCGCGGCCCGTCTCCTGTTCCACGGTCCGCCCGGGCTCGGTGCTGGTGAGCACGGTGGTGACGGCGAGCAGGATCACGGCGATGGCAGCTTCGGCGAGGACGGAGCGGCGCAGGCCGGAGCGGTCCGGGTCGGCGTCCCGCACCCGCTTCTCCAGCGCGCTCTCGCGTGCGGCTCGCTGCCGGGCGAGCTGGGCGGCGCGCTCCGGGTCCGCAGGGACGGGCACGGACTCTGTTTCACGTGAAACACCGGAGCCTTCCGAGCCGGCGCCGGAGGCCGTTTCACGTGAAACATCGTCCGAGGTCCGCGCGGCGGCGGCGATGGCGGTCCTGGCGTCCGCGGCGTCCGCCGGGGCGTCGGCGAGCCGCGCCGTCCACCGTCGGGACACGAAGGCGATGCCGAGGAGGACGGCGACCAGGCCGACCTTCAGGAGCAGCAGCTGCCCGTACTCGGTGCCGGTGAGGGCGGACCAGCTGCCGAGCTGGCGCCAGGACTGGTAGACGCCGGTGACGGCGAGCACCAGGACACTGACGAAGGCGACGCGGGAGAAGCGCCGGACGGCCGCGCGCTCGATCCCGGGGACCTTGTGGAGGGCGACGAGCAGCGCGGCGAGACCACCGAGCCACGTGGCGACGGCCATCAGGTGCAGGATGTCGGCGGGCATGGCGATACCGGGCTGGATCCCTGTGGAGGCGTGCTCGGAAAGGGCCCAGGTGGCGGCGATACCGCCGGATACGACGGCGCCGCCGATGGCCAGCCCGAAGGTGAGATCGCTGGTGTCGTCCGGTCCCTCGGCTCCCTCGGCCTCGTCGGACCCGTCGGCCTGGTCGGCCCCGTCGTTCTCCCTCTCGGCCCGGTCGGCCTCCTCGGGTCCGGGGCCCGCCACGCGGCGTGCGTAGACGCCGAAGAGGACCGCGACGAACAGGGCGGCCGCGCCCAGCAGGAGCAGCCTGGAAACGAGCGAGGCCCCGGTCTTGGTCTGTAGGACGGCTCGGAGCCCGTCGAGATCGAAGACATCGGAGAAGTTGCCGGACCCCGTATAGGGGGTCCGCAGCACCAGCATGGCGAGGGTGGCGGCGGTCAGGGTGACCCAGGCGCGCACGACGAGCTTCTGGAGCGGCCGTTCGGCGGCGCCCCTGCGCCAGCACAACAGGATGAAGGCGGCGCCGCCCACGAGGACGGTGAACCCGGCGTAGGCGGCGTAGCGGGCGATCCCGTACGCGATCCCGACGGGCCCGCCGCCCGCCTGCGCGGTGGGCAGGGTGACATCGGTGGCCGAGGGCGCGCCGATGGAGAAGGTGAAGGCACCGGAGATCGGGTGGCTGTCGGCCGAGACGGCCTGCCAGGCGACGGTGTAGGTGCCGTCCGGCAGCCCGGTGTGCAGCGCGGTGCCGTAGCGGACGGTGTTCCCGCTGCACATGTCGCGCAGTTCGCCGGTGTCCACGCGTCTGCCCTGGGGGTCGAGCACGCGGATGGAGTCGTCGCCCAGGGCGACCTGCTCCGAGAAGGAGAGCGTGACCTGGGCGGGCGCCGTGGCGACCACCGCCCCGTCCTTGGGGTCGCTCGCGGTGAGTGCGGCGTGCGCCGTGGCCGGTGAGGCCGCGGTGAACAGGGTCGCCAGCAGAGCTGCGAGGACCAGCGCGAGCCGCGGCAGGACTGCCGTGGCACGGGCGCGGGCCGCGGATGGGGCGGGGGCGGTGGCCGTCATGGCGTGTCAGCTCCTCGGTGCGTCAGTGGGCGTTGCCGGACGGGTTGTACGTCCGGTCCTTCACGTCCAGCTCGACCTTGACCGGAGCGGCCTTCTCGAAGCGGAGCTCGACGGTGACCTTGTCGCCGACCTTGGGAGTGCTCTTGAGCCCCATGAACATGATGTGGTTGCCGCCGCGCTCCAGCCGGAGCTCGCCGTTCGCCGGCACGTCCATCGACTGGACCTGCTGCATCTTCTGGTCCTTGGTCTCGTGGATCTGGAGATCGTCGGAGAGCGAGGAGGAGACGCCGGTGAGCTTGTCGGCGGTCTCGGAGCCGTTCTTGATGACCATGAACGCGCCGGCCATCTTGTCGTTCACGGGCTGGGGCATGAAGGCGCCGCTGACGGCCATCTTCGGCTCGGCCTCGCCGGAGCAGCCGGATATGGCGAGCACTGCCGTCAGGGAGAGGGCGGCGGCGAGAGTGCGGGTGGTGCGGGCGTTCACGGGTTCTCCCCCTTGATGAGCTTCGGCAGGTCCTTGGTGTAGTCGTCGACGGTGGTGCTCTCGCCGTAGAGGACGTACCCCTCGTCGGTCTTGGGCGAGAACGCGATGACCTGGGCGCCGTGCATGGAGACGGGCTTGCCGTCGGGCCCCGTCGTGGCGGCCTCGATGCCGATGCCGAGCGTGCGTGCGGCGGCCTGGATGGTCGCGAAGTTCCCGGTGAGTCCGATGAAGGACGGGTCCTGCGACTTGAGCCACGCGCCGAGGGACTCGGGAGTGTCCCTCTCGGGGTCGGTGGTGACGAAGACGACCTGGAGGTTGTCCTGGTCGGCCTTGGGGAGTGCCTTCTTGGCGACGGCGATGTTGCTCATCGTCAGCGGGCACACGTCGGGGCAGTTGGTGTAGCCGAAGTAGATGAGGGTGGGCTTGCCCTTGGTCCGCTCACGCAGGTTCCACGGGTTGCCGGTGGTGTCCGTGAGGACGAGCTCCGGCTTGGTGAAGGGGCGGTCCAGGAGGGTCGCGGCCTTGTTGGTGCTCTGACCGCCGGAGATCTGGGTGACTCCGCCGGTCTTGGCGGGCTCACCGTCGCAGGCGGTGAGGGTGAGTGCGGCCGCCGCGAGCAGCGCGGCGACCGTCACACGTGTGGTGCGCATGAGGAAATGTCCCTGGGATCGGGGATGCTACGGACGTTTCGGAACGGCAGCGCCGATGGGCGCGGCAGGTCAGGCGGAGCGGCGGCGCGAGGCGATGCCGAAGGCGACACCGCCGAGTCCGACGACGATGCCCGCGATGCCGAGGACGCGCGCGGTGGTGTCGGAGCCGTGGTCGGCGGCGGCCTTGTCGTGGCCGTGCTCGGCGCCCTTCTCGGCGTTCTTCGGCTCGTCGGCCTTCGCACCGCTGTCGTGGTGGTCGTCGCCCTTGGGAGCGCTCAGCTTCAGGACGGGCGCGGGGTTCTGCGGCTCCGCGGCGCCTTCCTTGGCCTCCTCGATCCAGCGGACGACCTCGCCGTTGTCGTACGTCTGGATGGACTTGAAGACCATCTGGTCGGCGCTCTCGGGCAGCTTGCCCACGGAGAGCGGGAACTGCTGGAACTTCCCGGGCTCGATCTTGCCGCCGGACCAGGTCACCTTGGTGACGGCCTTGGTGATCTGCTTGCCGTGCACGGTGAGCGGCGTGGCGAGGTCGCTCGTCTCGACCTTCACGGTCCAGCCGGGAACGTCCTGCGGCATCACGGAGCTGAGCGGCTGGTCGACCGGGAAGTTGACCTCCAGCTGGGTGGTCGACGCGTTGTCGCGCTCGTTGGGGACCTTGAAGTTGATCGTCGCGTAGCCGCCCTTGGCCGCCTCGCCTGCGGGCTGCACGCCGACGTGCGCGAAGGCAGGGCCGGAGAGGACGAGGACGGAACCGGCGGCGATGGCGGCGGCGAAGGAGACGCGAGAGGTCTTCATGGCAGGAACACTCCACGGAAGCAGTGGTGGCGATGGCTCCGCGCACGGGCGCGCGCGGAGTTCGCGGCACCGGTATCCCGCTCTGTGTCCGGGAAGGAGGGTGCCGCGTCAGGCTGCGAGGGCGAGTGCCACGGGTGGGCCGCGCCGGATCACCGTGTGCTGGAGTGCTTCCCGCCCCGTGCAGAGGGCGGGGTCGGACCCGGTCCGCGGGTCCTGCGGGGTACGGGTGGCCGGGCCCGCGAGCCCGGCGCCGAGGGCGGCTACGAAGGCCAGTGCGGCGCGCAGCGGGCGCATCGGGGCGGCTTCGGCGGAGCGGCGGGACAACTCGACCAGCCGGAAGAGCGCGGCGTCGCCGCGGCCGAGCAGCCAGCCCGCGGCGAGTGCCGCCAGCAGGTGGCCGGCCAGCATGGCCGGGCTGAACAGGCCGGTCGCGGGCGCCTCGGTGACGGCCCGGGCCATGTGCGCGTGCGCGCCGTGCCCCTGCGCCACGGTCTGCCCGGCCTGTGCCGTCTGCCCGGCCAGGGCGGCCGGGTCCAGGCCTGCGGCTTCCAGGATCTGCCGGGCGTCGGCCGGGCTGAGCGGTACGGAGTTACCCCCGCACACCAGCCGCGCGGCGAGCTCGGCGAGCGAGGCGTCGGCGGAGCCGGCCGGTGCCTGCGCGGCCGCGGCGCTGTGCTGGCCGAGGCCGAACATCGCGTGCAGGCCGAGTTGTCCGGCGGCGAGCCCGGCGGCGATGCCGGGCAGCGACCGTCGGCGGCCCGCGAGCGGGGCGGCGACCGAGCAGACGGCGAGGAAGCCGAGACAGAGCGACCACCAGGGCACGGTGGCGCAGGACGCCAGGGCGTGACCGGTCGCGGACAGCACGACACAGACCGCGGTGAACACCGCGGCCCGGATCAGCCGGAGGCCGGCTCCGGCGTGCGTCGCGTGGGGGTCAGACATGGCCGGGCCATCATCGCACTGCGCTCATGCCCTTCATACGGCAGGTCCGGAAGGTCCGCATGAGCCCTCTGTGCGAGGACCGTCCGGGTCCGCCGCGGACAGCCGCATACACCGCTCCCCGGGAGAGTCGCATCGGCCGGACGGGCGTATTGAGGTCTCGGACGGCCGCAGGGCGCTTACGCCCCCTCGCGGGCGGCAATACGTAACCGTATGAGCATCTGGTGGTCTCTCCACTTGAGGCGCGAAGCCGCGAGCGTGCCGCTCGCCAGGCGACTGCTGCTGGGGACGATGGAGACCGCGGGGGTGGACCCGGACATCTCCTTCGATCTCTCGGTGGCGCTGAGCGAGGCGTGTGCCAACGCGGTGGAGCACGGCGGGGGTGGTGAAATCCCGGACGATACCGAGGCGTACCACGTCACGGCCTATCTGGACGGGGATTGCTGCCGCATCGAGGTGACCGATTCCGGTCCGGGGTTCCCGCCCGCGACGGTGGCTCGCCGCAGACCCTCCCTGGCCGAACACGGCCGGGGCCTGCACCTGATCGCCGAACTCGCCGACCACGTCCGCTTCCGCAACCGGCCGGGCCGCGGCGCGGTGGTGAGCTTCGACAAGATGCTGAAGTGGCGCGACGACGCGCTGCTGAAGGTGTCGTAGGCGTAGGCGTAGGCGTAGGCGTAGGCGTAGGCGTAGGCGTAGGCGTAGGCGTAGGCGTAGGCGTAGGCGTAGGCGTAGGCGTAGGCGTAGGCGTGGGCGTCGCGGGTGTCCCGGGAACGCCGATGGGCGGGACCCCGTACAGGAATCCCGCCCACTGATACGCAAGGCGCAGGCGTCAGCCCTTCAGGCGCGCCATCCAGGCCTCGACCTCGGTCGAGGTGCGGGGCAGCCCGGCGGACAGGTTCCGGTTGCCGTCCTCGGTGACGAGGATGTCGTCCTCGATCCGGACGCCGATGCCGCGGTACTCCTCGGGCACGGTCAGGTCGTCGGCCTGGAAGTAGAGGCCCGGTTCCACGGTCAGGCACATGCCCGGCTCCAGCGTGCCGTCGACGTACGCCTCGGTGCGCGCGGCCGCGCAGTCGTGGACGTCCATGCCGAGCATGTGGCCGGTGCCGTGCAGGGTCCAGCGGCGCTGCAGGCCCAGCTCCAGGACCCGCTCGACCGGGCCCTCCAGCAGGCCCCACTCGACGAGCTTCTCGGCCAGCACGTGCTGCGAGGCGTCGTGGAAGTCGCGGAACTTCGCGCCGGGCTTCACCGCGGCGATGCCGGCTTCCTGGGACTCGTAGACCGCGTCGTAGATCTTGCGCTGGATGTCGGTGTACGTGCCGTTGATCGGCAGCGTGCGCGTGACGTCGGCGGTGTAGAGGGAGTGGGTCTCCACACCGGCGTCGAGCAGCAGCAGGTCACCGGAGCGGACGTCGCCGTCGTTGCGGACCCAGTGCAGGGTGCAGGCGTGCGGGCCGGCGGCGCAGATGGAGCCGTAGCCGACGTCGTTGCCCTCGACCCGGGCGCGCAGGAAGAAGGTGCCTTCGATGTAGCGCTCGGACGTGGCCTCGGCCTTGTCCAGGACCTTCACGACGTCCTCGAAGCCGCGGACGGTGGAGTCGACGGCCTTCTGCAGCTCGCCGATCTCGAACGCGTCCTTCACGGCGCGGGCCTCGGAGAGGTAGACGCGCAGTTCCTCGTCGCGCTCCTTGGTCACCTTGTCGGTGAGGGCGGACTCGATCACCGGGTCGTGGCCGCGCACGGCGCGGACCGGGCCCTCGGCCTCGGTGAGGGCCTCGGCGAGCTTGCGGACGTCCTGCGCGGGGATGCCCAGGAGCTGCTCGGCCTCGGTGAGGGAGTGCCGGCGGCCGACCCACAGCTCGCCCTGGCCGGACAGCCAGAACTCGCCGTTCTCCCGGTCGGAGCGCGGCAGCAGGTACACGGTCGCGGTGTGACCGGTCGGGCCGGTGGGCTCCAGGACCAGGACGCCGTTCTCGGTCTGGTCGCCGGTGAGGTAGGCGTACTCGGTCGAGGCCCGGAAGGGGTACTCGGTGTCGTTCGAGCGGGTCTTCAGGCGGCCGGCGGGGATGACGAGGCGCTCGCCCGGGAAGCGCCGGGACAGCGCGTCGCGGCGGGCGAGGGTGTGGGCGGCCTGGGCGAT
Proteins encoded in this window:
- a CDS encoding YcnI family copper-binding membrane protein, with amino-acid sequence MKTSRVSFAAAIAAGSVLVLSGPAFAHVGVQPAGEAAKGGYATINFKVPNERDNASTTQLEVNFPVDQPLSSVMPQDVPGWTVKVETSDLATPLTVHGKQITKAVTKVTWSGGKIEPGKFQQFPLSVGKLPESADQMVFKSIQTYDNGEVVRWIEEAKEGAAEPQNPAPVLKLSAPKGDDHHDSGAKADEPKNAEKGAEHGHDKAAADHGSDTTARVLGIAGIVVGLGGVAFGIASRRRSA
- a CDS encoding ATP-binding protein gives rise to the protein MSIWWSLHLRREAASVPLARRLLLGTMETAGVDPDISFDLSVALSEACANAVEHGGGGEIPDDTEAYHVTAYLDGDCCRIEVTDSGPGFPPATVARRRPSLAEHGRGLHLIAELADHVRFRNRPGRGAVVSFDKMLKWRDDALLKVS
- a CDS encoding aminopeptidase P family protein; amino-acid sequence: MADELTPETPEEEQPKKTHKQRKNGLYPGVSDELAENMRNGWADTELHGLEPIAQAAHTLARRDALSRRFPGERLVIPAGRLKTRSNDTEYPFRASTEYAYLTGDQTENGVLVLEPTGPTGHTATVYLLPRSDRENGEFWLSGQGELWVGRRHSLTEAEQLLGIPAQDVRKLAEALTEAEGPVRAVRGHDPVIESALTDKVTKERDEELRVYLSEARAVKDAFEIGELQKAVDSTVRGFEDVVKVLDKAEATSERYIEGTFFLRARVEGNDVGYGSICAAGPHACTLHWVRNDGDVRSGDLLLLDAGVETHSLYTADVTRTLPINGTYTDIQRKIYDAVYESQEAGIAAVKPGAKFRDFHDASQHVLAEKLVEWGLLEGPVERVLELGLQRRWTLHGTGHMLGMDVHDCAAARTEAYVDGTLEPGMCLTVEPGLYFQADDLTVPEEYRGIGVRIEDDILVTEDGNRNLSAGLPRTSTEVEAWMARLKG